From Oenanthe melanoleuca isolate GR-GAL-2019-014 chromosome 18, OMel1.0, whole genome shotgun sequence, a single genomic window includes:
- the CSNK1D gene encoding casein kinase I isoform X4, whose amino-acid sequence MVMELLGPSLEDLFNFCSRKFSLKTVLLLADQMISRIEYIHSKNFIHRDVKPDNFLMGLGKKGNLVYIIDFGLAKKYRDARTHQHIPYRENKNLTGTARYASINTHLGIEQSRRDDLESLGYVLMYFNLGSLPWQGLKAATKRQKYERISEKKMSTPIEVLCKGYPSEFATYLNFCRSLRFDDKPDYSYLRQLFRNLFHRQGFSYDYVFDWNMLKFGASRAAEDAERERREREERLRHTRNPAVRGLPSTASGRLRGTQDVAPPTPLTPTSHAANTSPRPVSGMERERKVSMRLHRGAPVNISSSDLTGRQDTSRMSTSQIPARVATSVLQSAVHR is encoded by the exons ATTAGTCGAATTGAATATATTCACTCTAAGAACTTCATCCACCGAGATGTGAAGCCAGATAACTTCTTAATGGGCCTGGGAAAGAAAGGCAATCTTGTCTACATAATAGACTTTGGACTAGCAAAGAAGTATCGAGATGCTCGAACTCACCAACATATTCCATATcgtgaaaataaaaacttaacAGGAACTGCCCGTTACGCGTCCATCAACACTCATCTTGGAATTG AGCAATCTCGCAGAGATGACTTGGAGTCCTTGGGCTATGTACTGATGTATTTTAACCTGGGCTCCCTCCCCTGGCAGGGACTGAAAGCAGCAACAAAGAGGCAGAAATACGAACGTatcagtgaaaagaaaatgtctaCACCCATTGAGGTTTTGTGTAAAGGATATCCTT CTGAATTTGCCACATACTTGAATTTCTGCCGTTCTTTGCGTTTTGATGACAAGCCGGACTATTCCTATCTAAGGCAATTATTCAGAAACCTCTTTCATCGGCAAGGATTCTCCTATGACTATGTATTTGACTGGAACATGCTGAAATTT GGTGcgagcagagcagctgaagaTGCTGAACGGGAAAGACGAGAACGAGAGGAAAGACTAAGACACACTCGAAATCCAGCTGTACGTGGGTTACCCTCCACTGCTTCTGGCAGGCTTAGAGGAACGCAAGATGTAGCTCCTCCTACACCCCTTACCCCAACTTCACATGCTG CCAACACCTCTCCTCGGCCAGTATCCGGTATGGAACGAGAAAGGAAAGTGAGTATGAGATTGCATCGTGGTGCCCCAGTCAATATCTCCTCGTCTGATTTAACAGGCCGGCAAGATACCTCTCGCATGTCAACCtcacag ATTCCTGCTCGGGTTGCTACCAGTGTTCTCCAGTCTGCTGTGCACcgatga